In Planctomycetota bacterium, the following are encoded in one genomic region:
- the rdgB gene encoding RdgB/HAM1 family non-canonical purine NTP pyrophosphatase, with protein sequence MNTPLLIATKNAGKAAELAGMFDGLGVSCEPLPADAPDVEETATTFRANALLKATAYARHFGTACLADDSGLQVAALDDAPGIYSARFAAMHDAGEGDAANNTLLLEKLADADDRRARFVCVLALCDVKGRPIFTTEGHVSGTIVREPRGDSGFGYDPLFEHAGKTMAERTAEEKAALSHRGVAAKRLSDLLATFPLS encoded by the coding sequence GTGAACACACCCCTTTTGATCGCAACGAAGAATGCCGGCAAGGCTGCGGAACTCGCGGGGATGTTCGACGGGCTCGGCGTTTCGTGCGAGCCGTTGCCGGCCGATGCCCCCGACGTCGAGGAGACCGCCACGACCTTCCGGGCCAACGCCCTGCTCAAGGCCACCGCGTACGCCAGGCACTTTGGTACCGCATGCCTCGCCGACGACTCCGGTTTGCAGGTCGCCGCACTCGACGACGCGCCGGGCATCTACTCCGCCCGGTTCGCCGCCATGCACGATGCCGGGGAGGGTGACGCGGCGAACAACACGCTGCTGCTCGAGAAACTTGCCGATGCCGACGACCGCAGGGCGCGGTTCGTGTGCGTGTTGGCACTGTGCGATGTGAAGGGCCGACCGATCTTCACGACCGAGGGGCACGTCTCGGGCACGATCGTCCGCGAACCTCGTGGCGATAGCGGCTTCGGCTACGACCCGCTGTTCGAACACGCCGGCAAGACCATGGCCGAGCGTACCGCAGAGGAAAAAGCGGCGCTGAGCCATCGCGGTGTCGCGGCGAAACGGCTGTCCGACCTGCTCGCGACGTTTCCGCTGTCATAG
- a CDS encoding universal stress protein, producing the protein MSRILVAVSSPLASRRLGEAVADLAHRLSAEVLVVHVSRPTGQSDNTSAGEKAEESIRTLADHIRVRDVAVQTLLLFADDVPRAILNTARDGNCTLIALGLSGRGMLSRLIAGNVPVELLRSTDLPVIMFPADAPKV; encoded by the coding sequence ATGAGTCGTATCCTCGTGGCAGTCAGCAGCCCGCTCGCATCGCGGCGGTTGGGGGAAGCGGTCGCAGACCTCGCGCACCGGCTCTCGGCCGAGGTGCTCGTCGTCCACGTCTCGCGACCTACCGGCCAATCCGACAACACCAGCGCCGGCGAGAAGGCCGAGGAATCAATCCGCACCCTCGCCGACCACATCCGCGTGCGTGACGTTGCGGTGCAAACGCTGCTGCTGTTTGCCGATGATGTGCCGCGGGCGATTCTCAACACCGCACGCGACGGCAACTGCACGTTGATCGCGTTGGGCCTCTCGGGTCGCGGCATGCTCAGCAGGCTGATCGCCGGCAACGTGCCGGTCGAGCTGCTGCGCAGCACCGACCTGCCGGTGATCATGTTCCCCGCCGATGCACCGAAGGTGTGA
- a CDS encoding ABC transporter ATP-binding protein, which translates to MSQPAITVEGLSKAYRIGLKEQTTGTFKDNLASLLKEPGKRLRRFSENWEAEDTHWALRDVSFEVGEGEVVGLIGRNGAGKSTLLKVLSRITEPTHGRATMRGRVSSLLEVGTGFHPELTGRENVYLNGAILGMKRREINEKFDQIVEFSEVGKFLDTPVKRYSSGMYVRLAFAVASHLDPQIMIVDEVLAVGDAAFQKKCLGKMNDVVHGTDSTGGGRTILFVSHQMDAVASLCSSVIIVDGGRVSEKLPTEVGIERYLGGGGGGGNGLPLIERPRTQDKPRPPIFTDLRMFVGAGDEANRTTVVPVGAPVRFEIDMRDFNDSGNLTAALAVCNERNQRVALFHSEYHSGIVFKGADAKTLTCHVPSLPLAPGDYHLQLVCADGFKELERVERAAEISVTFRDVLGTGKVPSSKQSSVVLASSWE; encoded by the coding sequence ATGTCTCAGCCAGCCATCACAGTCGAAGGTTTGTCCAAGGCGTACCGGATCGGACTCAAGGAGCAGACGACCGGAACGTTCAAGGACAACCTCGCATCGCTGCTCAAGGAGCCGGGCAAACGACTGCGGCGGTTCAGTGAGAACTGGGAGGCCGAGGACACGCACTGGGCGCTGCGGGACGTCTCGTTCGAGGTCGGCGAAGGCGAGGTCGTCGGGCTCATCGGCCGCAACGGTGCCGGCAAGTCGACGCTGTTGAAGGTGCTGTCCCGCATCACCGAGCCGACGCACGGCCGAGCGACCATGCGGGGTCGCGTCTCGTCGCTGCTCGAAGTCGGCACCGGCTTTCACCCCGAGCTCACCGGCCGGGAGAACGTCTACCTCAACGGCGCGATCCTCGGCATGAAACGCCGGGAGATCAACGAGAAGTTCGACCAGATCGTCGAGTTCAGCGAGGTCGGCAAGTTCCTCGACACGCCGGTCAAACGCTACAGCTCGGGCATGTACGTCCGCCTCGCCTTCGCCGTCGCATCGCACCTTGATCCGCAGATCATGATCGTCGACGAGGTGCTCGCGGTCGGCGATGCGGCGTTCCAGAAGAAGTGCCTGGGCAAGATGAATGACGTCGTCCACGGCACCGACTCGACAGGCGGTGGGCGGACGATCCTGTTCGTGAGCCACCAGATGGACGCCGTGGCGTCGCTGTGCAGCAGTGTGATCATCGTCGACGGCGGACGTGTCAGCGAGAAGCTCCCGACCGAGGTCGGCATCGAGCGCTACCTCGGCGGTGGTGGGGGCGGGGGCAACGGGCTGCCGTTGATCGAACGGCCACGCACGCAGGACAAACCCCGTCCGCCGATCTTCACCGACCTCCGCATGTTCGTTGGTGCGGGCGACGAGGCCAACCGCACGACCGTCGTCCCCGTCGGTGCTCCGGTGAGGTTCGAGATCGACATGCGCGACTTCAACGACAGCGGCAACCTCACCGCCGCGCTCGCCGTCTGCAATGAACGTAACCAACGCGTTGCGCTCTTTCACAGCGAGTACCACAGCGGCATCGTCTTCAAGGGTGCCGACGCCAAGACGCTGACGTGCCATGTCCCGAGCTTGCCCCTCGCGCCGGGCGACTACCACCTGCAGCTCGTTTGCGCCGATGGCTTCAAGGAACTCGAACGCGTCGAGCGTGCCGCCGAGATCAGCGTGACATTCCGCGACGTGCTCGGGACCGGGAAGGTGCCCAGCAGCAAGCAGAGTTCGGTCGTGCTCGCCAGTTCGTGGGAGTGA
- a CDS encoding ABC transporter permease: MSPSAESSPAPRVERQVTVIEPRKGWIGIDWGELWRYRELLYFLVWRDLKVKYKMAVLGMAWAVFVPIVSMLVYGGVGATLELDDAVTAPYFLWMYAGLLPWLFIQRNLQDGGMALVNQQPLLTKIYLPRVFLPAASCGSGLVDLGINFVLFALLAVGFAVFTDWAPTWQIVFALPLLAVTIVMALGISLTFSALTVLYRDLRFLVPFAVQFGLWLSAVPYPLSDERFDGIRDWYALNPVTGIVAAWRSVLVGGEWHWLHFGTATVGAFALLLFGLFYFKRVERRFADIA; the protein is encoded by the coding sequence ATGTCGCCTTCCGCCGAGTCTTCGCCTGCGCCCCGGGTTGAGCGGCAGGTGACGGTCATTGAGCCGCGCAAGGGGTGGATCGGGATCGACTGGGGCGAGCTTTGGCGTTATCGGGAGTTGCTGTACTTCCTCGTCTGGCGCGACCTGAAGGTGAAGTACAAGATGGCGGTTCTGGGCATGGCGTGGGCCGTGTTCGTGCCGATCGTCTCGATGCTCGTTTACGGCGGGGTCGGTGCCACGCTCGAACTCGACGACGCGGTGACCGCGCCGTATTTCCTCTGGATGTACGCCGGGCTTTTGCCTTGGTTGTTCATCCAACGCAACCTGCAGGACGGCGGCATGGCGCTGGTCAACCAGCAGCCGCTTCTCACGAAAATCTATCTGCCGCGTGTGTTCCTGCCAGCCGCGAGTTGCGGCTCGGGATTGGTCGACCTCGGCATCAATTTCGTCCTCTTCGCCCTGCTTGCCGTCGGCTTCGCGGTCTTCACCGATTGGGCTCCGACCTGGCAGATCGTCTTTGCGCTGCCGCTGTTGGCCGTAACGATCGTGATGGCACTGGGCATCTCGCTGACGTTCAGCGCGTTGACGGTGTTGTACCGGGACCTGCGATTTCTCGTGCCGTTCGCGGTGCAGTTCGGGCTTTGGCTCAGCGCGGTGCCGTACCCGCTCAGCGACGAACGCTTCGACGGCATCCGCGATTGGTACGCGCTCAACCCCGTGACCGGCATCGTCGCCGCGTGGCGGAGCGTGCTGGTCGGTGGGGAATGGCACTGGCTCCACTTCGGCACGGCGACGGTCGGTGCGTTCGCGTTGTTGCTTTTTGGACTATTCTACTTCAAGCGAGTCGAGCGCCGCTTCGCCGACATCGCGTGA
- a CDS encoding PA14 domain-containing protein: MSLVAGLRVDVYTGGFADAADVFNDENDAVGALPTATYADLPAANEDPRWGSGEVAVRFGGSLIAPTSGTHSFRVRGDDGVRLWLDNELIYDDWDADRTGRLGGVSLQVAAGRHDLRLDYHDADGGGDGERSVALEWKQPGGDWEPLAEDLLTVDRMPSVIDRAGIYVGSYFSNDPFTPAVLINTDRPVRIERSTITSHSHLIATGNPFSNADFTADVDLEVRDNTGVGLNPNVRGQTAGRFVYATNAARLNIEQNTLISTSGIWAASSDNMEFRVVANDVLNIDGRVSDGNGGYDGFERRSFVQLDKVVAPGAEIAWNRVTNLPGESRVEDNINLFRSGGTAGDPIRIHRNLIDGAWPIEGEEFFGGGILVGDNPDVGGHSRDAAHAEVFRNVVLNTTNHGIAIAGGAHHRVYDNRVFSDGRTPDGTKVLQDNDVGVYVWNSYGDDTWADNAAWNNVIGVIRHDPAGVARRNDDWMPDGLDFGGNVYADVNETTESNERLAWETYVARSGITVGVR, encoded by the coding sequence GTGTCGCTTGTAGCCGGTCTGCGGGTGGACGTCTATACCGGGGGATTCGCCGACGCGGCCGATGTCTTCAATGACGAGAACGACGCCGTCGGCGCACTGCCGACCGCGACGTACGCCGACCTGCCGGCGGCGAACGAAGATCCACGCTGGGGAAGCGGCGAGGTTGCCGTGCGGTTCGGCGGGTCGCTGATCGCACCGACGAGCGGGACGCATAGCTTTCGGGTGCGCGGCGATGACGGCGTTCGGCTGTGGCTGGACAACGAGCTGATCTATGACGACTGGGACGCCGACCGGACCGGCCGGCTCGGCGGGGTCAGCTTGCAGGTCGCGGCCGGCCGGCACGACCTTCGGCTCGACTACCACGACGCTGACGGCGGCGGCGACGGCGAGCGCTCGGTTGCTCTGGAGTGGAAACAGCCCGGCGGCGACTGGGAGCCGCTCGCCGAGGATTTGCTCACCGTCGATCGGATGCCGAGCGTCATCGACCGCGCGGGGATCTACGTCGGTAGCTACTTCTCCAATGATCCGTTCACGCCGGCGGTGCTGATCAACACCGACCGTCCCGTGCGTATCGAGCGGTCGACGATCACGAGCCACAGCCATCTGATCGCGACCGGCAATCCGTTCTCGAACGCCGACTTCACCGCCGACGTCGACCTGGAAGTCCGCGACAACACCGGCGTCGGGCTCAACCCCAACGTTCGCGGCCAGACCGCCGGACGCTTCGTTTACGCCACCAACGCCGCCCGGCTGAACATCGAGCAGAACACGCTGATCAGCACGTCGGGCATCTGGGCCGCGTCGTCGGACAACATGGAGTTCCGCGTTGTGGCCAACGACGTGCTGAACATCGACGGCCGCGTGTCCGACGGCAATGGCGGCTACGACGGGTTCGAGCGGCGGTCGTTCGTGCAGCTCGACAAGGTCGTCGCGCCCGGGGCCGAGATCGCGTGGAACCGCGTCACCAACCTGCCCGGCGAGTCGCGCGTCGAGGACAACATCAACCTGTTTCGCTCCGGCGGCACCGCTGGCGATCCGATCCGCATCCATCGCAACCTCATCGACGGTGCCTGGCCGATCGAAGGCGAGGAGTTCTTCGGCGGGGGCATCCTCGTCGGCGACAACCCGGACGTCGGCGGCCACTCCCGCGACGCCGCTCACGCCGAGGTCTTTCGCAACGTCGTGCTCAACACGACCAACCACGGCATCGCGATTGCCGGCGGTGCGCATCACCGCGTCTACGACAACCGCGTCTTCAGCGACGGCCGCACGCCCGACGGCACCAAGGTGCTGCAGGACAACGACGTGGGCGTGTACGTCTGGAACAGCTACGGCGACGACACCTGGGCCGATAACGCCGCATGGAACAACGTCATCGGCGTGATCCGCCACGACCCCGCCGGCGTCGCCCGACGCAACGACGACTGGATGCCCGACGGCCTCGACTTCGGCGGGAACGTGTATGCGGACGTAAATGAAACCACCGAGTCAAACGAACGCTTGGCATGGGAAACCTACGTCGCCCGTAGCGGGATCACGGTCGGGGTGCGGTGA
- the sucD gene encoding succinate--CoA ligase subunit alpha yields MSILVDSNTKVICQGITGASGAFHTKMCKEYGTQMVGGVTPGKGGQTDDNGLPIFNTVDEAVRKTGAEASMIFVPPPFAGDAIMEAADAGIKVIAAITEGIPVADMMKAKAFIEGVDTTLIGPNCPGIITPGGDATSGGCKIGIMPGYIHLPADQAPTGKKVGIISRSGTLTYEAVFQCTNAGIGQTTCVGIGGDPVKGINYIELLGMFEADPDTDGIVMIGEIGGDDEENAAAWSKDNVTKPIVSFIAGRTAPPGKRMGHAGAIISGGKGDAASKIAALEAAGIKVAQTPTTIGSAMAEALGV; encoded by the coding sequence ATGAGCATTCTCGTCGACAGCAACACCAAGGTCATCTGCCAAGGCATCACCGGAGCCAGCGGCGCGTTCCACACCAAGATGTGCAAGGAGTACGGCACGCAGATGGTCGGCGGCGTCACCCCCGGCAAGGGCGGACAGACCGACGACAACGGCCTGCCGATCTTCAACACCGTCGACGAAGCGGTACGCAAGACGGGTGCTGAGGCGAGCATGATCTTCGTCCCGCCGCCGTTCGCGGGCGATGCGATCATGGAAGCGGCCGACGCGGGCATCAAGGTCATCGCGGCCATCACCGAGGGCATCCCCGTGGCCGACATGATGAAAGCCAAGGCGTTCATCGAAGGCGTCGACACCACGCTCATCGGCCCCAACTGCCCGGGCATCATCACGCCCGGCGGCGACGCGACCAGCGGCGGCTGCAAGATCGGCATCATGCCCGGTTACATCCACCTCCCCGCCGACCAAGCCCCCACCGGCAAGAAGGTCGGCATCATCTCCCGCTCGGGCACCCTCACCTACGAGGCCGTCTTCCAGTGCACCAATGCCGGCATCGGCCAGACCACCTGCGTCGGCATCGGCGGTGACCCGGTCAAGGGAATCAACTACATCGAGCTGCTCGGCATGTTCGAGGCCGACCCGGACACCGACGGCATCGTCATGATCGGTGAGATCGGCGGCGACGACGAAGAGAACGCCGCCGCGTGGAGCAAGGACAACGTCACCAAGCCGATCGTGAGCTTCATCGCCGGCCGCACCGCCCCCCCCGGCAAGCGCATGGGCCACGCCGGCGCGATCATCAGCGGCGGCAAAGGCGACGCCGCCAGCAAGATCGCCGCCCTCGAAGCCGCCGGCATCAAGGTCGCCCAAACGCCAACCACCATCGGCAGCGCCATGGCGGAGGCGCTGGGGGTGTAA
- a CDS encoding nuclease-related domain-containing protein, which yields MARLTAHTKLAGRYPKQRIVRVADKQILLVLTLALVVGGFVGVTSTLGFVWRSLGFGILGLIAVLSATICVWLVRRPLVQRIEREMTSLARQRTAMELGGRGEALVSTQLRRLSSQWHLFDGVPLKTGGDVDHVLVGPRGIFAISTKAQRGLVQIRDNSTCTINGHTEQHPNEVIRQALSLHQELLIGADVRLFVHPVLCFAFAHVDDQRTETPPLVVGDVDGVAALFTAIEDTDSRKKTRFAKDKKLDRKTLMLIITRLRAMVGEDHLTEKDFVLKDDKPGSDETLVG from the coding sequence ATGGCGAGATTAACCGCTCACACCAAGCTTGCAGGGCGTTATCCGAAACAGAGAATTGTACGGGTAGCCGACAAGCAGATATTGCTTGTACTTACACTTGCACTAGTTGTCGGCGGTTTCGTCGGTGTGACATCAACCTTGGGCTTTGTATGGCGCAGCCTCGGTTTCGGCATTTTGGGCCTGATAGCCGTTTTGTCGGCAACGATCTGCGTCTGGCTGGTGCGCCGCCCGCTTGTGCAACGAATAGAAAGGGAAATGACAAGCCTTGCGCGCCAACGTACGGCGATGGAGCTGGGAGGTCGCGGCGAGGCACTCGTGTCAACCCAACTTCGCCGACTCAGTTCGCAATGGCATCTGTTTGATGGTGTTCCCTTGAAAACTGGGGGCGACGTCGATCACGTACTAGTGGGGCCACGGGGCATTTTTGCGATCAGTACAAAAGCACAACGTGGCCTTGTGCAAATCCGAGACAACAGCACATGTACGATCAATGGGCATACTGAGCAGCATCCGAACGAGGTGATCCGGCAGGCACTTTCGCTGCACCAAGAACTACTCATTGGTGCTGATGTTCGACTCTTTGTCCATCCGGTCCTGTGTTTCGCGTTCGCACATGTCGACGATCAAAGAACTGAAACGCCGCCGCTCGTGGTTGGAGACGTCGATGGCGTTGCTGCACTGTTCACGGCAATTGAGGACACGGACAGTCGCAAAAAAACCCGGTTCGCCAAGGACAAGAAACTCGACAGAAAAACGCTCATGCTGATCATCACCCGACTTCGAGCGATGGTTGGCGAGGATCACCTCACCGAGAAAGATTTCGTTCTTAAAGATGACAAACCTGGCTCGGATGAGACACTCGTCGGTTGA
- a CDS encoding sugar phosphate isomerase/epimerase — translation MPRTVTLFTGQWADLPLDILAAKTKSFGYDGLELACWGDHFNVQKCLQEAGYAAKKWETLQKHGLTSITISAHLVGQAICDHIDERHAAILPPEVYGDGDPEGVRQRAQQRMIDTGAAARIFRDAAPHAIDFPMAVNGFTGSSIWHSTYAFPPTTQEYWQKGFDDFANRFTPILDAFEESDVNFALEVHPTEIAFDIATAQRAIDAVKGHKRFGFNYDPSHLGYQGVDYVKFIRTFAERIYHVHMKDVWWGHGNGDVGVFGGHTDFADPRRFWDFRSLGHGDINFEEIIVALNDINYTGPLSVEWEDSRMDREHGATEAAAFVRKSDFKRSDIAFDAQFDN, via the coding sequence ATGCCACGCACCGTTACCTTGTTCACCGGCCAGTGGGCCGATCTGCCGCTCGATATCCTTGCCGCGAAGACCAAATCCTTCGGCTACGACGGGCTCGAACTTGCTTGCTGGGGTGACCACTTCAACGTGCAGAAGTGTTTGCAGGAAGCCGGCTACGCGGCGAAGAAGTGGGAGACGCTGCAGAAGCACGGGCTGACCTCGATCACGATATCGGCCCACCTCGTCGGGCAGGCGATCTGCGACCACATCGACGAGCGTCACGCCGCGATCCTGCCGCCGGAAGTTTACGGCGACGGCGACCCCGAGGGCGTGCGGCAGCGGGCGCAGCAGCGCATGATCGACACCGGCGCGGCCGCGCGGATCTTCCGCGACGCCGCCCCGCACGCGATCGACTTCCCCATGGCCGTCAACGGCTTCACCGGCAGCTCCATCTGGCACAGCACCTACGCCTTCCCGCCGACGACGCAGGAATACTGGCAGAAGGGCTTCGACGACTTCGCCAACCGTTTCACGCCGATCCTCGACGCGTTCGAGGAAAGTGACGTGAACTTCGCGCTCGAGGTGCATCCGACCGAGATCGCCTTCGACATCGCCACCGCCCAGCGTGCGATCGACGCGGTCAAGGGACACAAACGCTTCGGCTTCAACTACGACCCGTCGCACCTCGGCTATCAAGGCGTCGACTACGTGAAGTTCATCCGCACCTTCGCCGAGCGGATTTACCACGTGCACATGAAGGACGTCTGGTGGGGCCACGGCAACGGCGATGTCGGCGTCTTCGGCGGGCACACCGACTTCGCCGACCCGCGCCGCTTCTGGGACTTCCGCAGTCTCGGCCACGGCGACATCAACTTCGAAGAGATCATCGTCGCCCTCAACGACATCAACTACACGGGGCCGCTCAGCGTGGAGTGGGAAGACAGCCGCATGGACCGCGAGCACGGCGCTACTGAGGCCGCCGCGTTCGTCCGCAAGAGCGACTTCAAACGCAGCGACATCGCGTTCGACGCACAGTTTGACAACTGA
- the rph gene encoding ribonuclease PH: MRPANELRPVTVRRDVPSVAPAVLWEQGETAILATATIEKVVPPWFPEDKPGGWVTANYLMMPGSTPGRKRWPRTGHTDSRGTEIERLIGRSLRAAVNMDQIGPHTITIDCQVLRADGGTRTAAICGGFLALSDALKAVGTDSAIRGELAAVSVGVVEGKPVLDLDYPLDSNADVDMNIVRNAAGQYVEIQGSAEAAAGFGSEHLTAMLDLAVLGCNELIEIQRKHR, encoded by the coding sequence ATGCGACCCGCCAACGAACTTCGTCCCGTGACCGTCCGCCGCGATGTGCCGTCCGTGGCACCTGCCGTGCTTTGGGAGCAGGGCGAGACGGCGATCCTCGCGACGGCGACGATCGAGAAGGTCGTGCCCCCGTGGTTTCCGGAGGACAAACCCGGCGGCTGGGTCACCGCCAACTATCTCATGATGCCCGGCTCGACGCCCGGTCGAAAACGCTGGCCCCGCACCGGTCACACCGACTCGCGTGGCACCGAGATCGAACGCCTCATCGGCCGCAGCCTCCGAGCAGCCGTCAACATGGACCAGATCGGCCCGCACACGATCACGATCGACTGCCAGGTCCTCCGCGCCGACGGCGGCACGCGCACCGCCGCGATCTGCGGCGGATTCCTCGCCCTCTCCGACGCGCTCAAAGCCGTCGGCACCGACAGTGCGATTCGCGGTGAGCTCGCCGCCGTCTCGGTCGGCGTCGTCGAAGGCAAACCGGTGCTCGATCTGGACTACCCGCTCGACAGCAACGCCGATGTCGACATGAACATCGTTCGCAACGCCGCGGGGCAATATGTGGAAATCCAAGGCAGCGCCGAAGCAGCCGCAGGGTTTGGCAGTGAGCACCTCACCGCCATGCTCGACCTCGCCGTGCTCGGCTGCAACGAACTGATCGAAATCCAACGCAAGCACCGGTAG
- a CDS encoding NTP transferase domain-containing protein: MSSLAIILAAGRSTRMKSDLPKPLHEVAGKPMLGHILDACWAGGIDRAIVVVGHGKEHVIQRFGSDERITFVEQTEQLGTGHAVMVCRDALDGEADDSDVLILAGDLPMITGDIVHAIRNAHAEDDADATLGTGVLDDPTGYGRVVRDEAGNFDAIVEQLDATPEQREVREVFPSLYCVKCGVLLDTLAKLTNDNAKGEYYLTDIYAIAKRDGRRVLAVEAVTADDIIAPNSRDQLADADAAMQDRIHAALRDNGVTIVSSANTYIEADVEVGRNTIIRPFTYIGHGSCIGCDCVVGPFAMLPRQGMLGDGQSLAGNLSPETCNVNEGA; the protein is encoded by the coding sequence ATGTCTTCCCTTGCGATCATTCTCGCGGCCGGCCGGTCGACCCGGATGAAGTCCGACCTGCCCAAGCCGCTGCACGAGGTGGCCGGCAAGCCGATGCTCGGACACATCCTCGACGCGTGCTGGGCCGGCGGGATCGACCGCGCGATCGTCGTCGTCGGTCACGGCAAGGAACACGTCATCCAGCGCTTCGGCTCCGACGAACGCATCACCTTCGTCGAGCAGACCGAGCAGCTCGGCACCGGACACGCGGTCATGGTTTGCCGCGACGCCCTCGACGGAGAGGCCGACGACAGCGACGTGCTGATCCTCGCGGGCGACCTGCCGATGATCACCGGCGACATCGTCCACGCCATCCGCAACGCCCACGCCGAGGACGACGCGGACGCCACGCTCGGCACCGGCGTCCTCGACGACCCGACCGGCTACGGCCGCGTCGTCCGCGACGAGGCCGGCAACTTCGACGCCATCGTCGAACAGCTCGACGCCACCCCGGAGCAACGCGAAGTCCGAGAGGTTTTCCCGTCGCTCTACTGCGTCAAGTGCGGCGTCCTGCTCGACACGCTCGCCAAGCTCACCAACGACAACGCCAAGGGCGAGTACTACCTCACCGACATCTACGCGATCGCCAAGCGGGACGGCCGGCGTGTGCTTGCGGTGGAAGCCGTCACGGCCGACGACATCATCGCGCCCAACAGCCGCGACCAGCTCGCCGACGCCGACGCCGCGATGCAGGACCGCATCCACGCCGCCCTGCGTGACAACGGCGTCACGATCGTCAGTAGCGCCAACACCTACATCGAGGCGGACGTCGAGGTGGGCCGCAACACGATCATCCGGCCGTTCACATACATCGGCCACGGCAGTTGCATCGGCTGCGACTGCGTCGTGGGGCCGTTCGCGATGCTTCCCCGCCAGGGCATGCTCGGCGACGGGCAATCGCTCGCCGGGAATCTCTCCCCCGAAACCTGCAACGTCAACGAGGGTGCCTGA
- a CDS encoding ribose-phosphate pyrophosphokinase — protein sequence MSTAVAEKKASKRHKRDAKKMKIFAGSANPDLAEKVCKHLDLPLGKGKVIPFPDGELLVRIDEDVRGRDCFVIQPTCYPVNENLMELMIWIDTLKRASAKRVTAVIPYFGYARQDRKDEGRTPITAKLTSNLLERAGADRVVALDLHAPQVQGFFDIPVDHLQAAKVFCEWFSGFDLSNTVFVSPDVGNVKRAQAYANIMGGAICIIDKRRTSGETAEAVHLIGDVAGKTVLMTDDMITTAGTVTSAVEILRDHGAGDIYITATHAVLAGPAIERLANCSFTKLAVTDTIPLGHRADPIRDRVEVLSVAGMLGDAIHRIHHHKSISAMFKDVTG from the coding sequence ATGTCGACCGCCGTCGCAGAGAAGAAGGCCAGCAAACGTCACAAGCGTGACGCGAAGAAGATGAAGATCTTCGCCGGCTCGGCCAACCCCGACCTGGCCGAGAAGGTGTGCAAGCATCTCGACCTGCCGCTTGGCAAGGGGAAGGTCATCCCCTTCCCCGACGGCGAGCTGTTGGTCCGCATCGACGAGGACGTGCGCGGCCGGGACTGCTTCGTCATCCAACCCACCTGCTATCCGGTCAACGAAAACCTGATGGAGCTGATGATCTGGATCGACACGCTCAAGCGCGCCAGCGCCAAGCGGGTCACCGCGGTCATCCCGTACTTCGGCTACGCCCGCCAGGACCGCAAGGACGAGGGCCGTACGCCGATCACCGCCAAGCTCACCTCCAACCTGCTCGAACGCGCCGGGGCCGACCGCGTGGTTGCCCTCGACCTGCACGCACCGCAGGTGCAGGGCTTTTTCGACATCCCCGTCGACCATCTCCAGGCGGCGAAGGTGTTCTGCGAATGGTTCTCCGGTTTCGACCTGAGCAACACCGTGTTCGTCTCGCCCGACGTCGGCAACGTCAAGCGTGCCCAGGCATATGCGAACATCATGGGCGGGGCGATCTGCATCATCGACAAACGTCGCACCAGCGGCGAGACGGCCGAGGCCGTTCACCTCATCGGCGACGTCGCCGGCAAGACCGTGCTGATGACCGACGACATGATCACGACCGCGGGCACCGTCACGTCCGCCGTCGAGATCCTCCGCGACCACGGGGCAGGCGACATTTACATCACCGCCACGCACGCCGTCCTGGCAGGCCCGGCCATCGAGCGCCTGGCCAACTGTTCGTTCACCAAGCTCGCGGTCACCGACACCATCCCGCTGGGCCACCGGGCCGACCCCATCCGTGACCGGGTCGAGGTGCTCAGCGTTGCCGGCATGCTCGGCGACGCGATCCACCGAATCCACCACCACAAGTCCATCAGCGCCATGTTCAAGGACGTCACCGGATAG